In Eupeodes corollae chromosome 3, idEupCoro1.1, whole genome shotgun sequence, a single genomic region encodes these proteins:
- the LOC129951545 gene encoding putative uncharacterized protein DDB_G0289263 — MDDAMDMSLDDYINSFKQSKADQKSSLNNSNRSEESKFKEGRREQDDDEVDDELTLDCQEDDYVSLALKKTDLLLDETESVEPNDLRNKLVGRFPKSSQQWRLMQPNIMNVRPAGMPPLVPSDAPQNSLNGNGNRSNWRNYNHRYRRNNSNNNNNWNNNNNQRNNQANGRIQRFNSSNKTNLNSKNIKIVLEQLKQRNPMILYSSAGTPDLTIESTINNRQNSSGFTNFSIPKIMKAETSTQSHAMLESADNSQSKGSEAIKSLLGVSEIGIRNDMMPALAGRLLDFLNGTNPTIHKPIYDMKIQKEIHEIQKKPLLYKCPGGEVVSSDGAGVPDCKIQPKVSGISLNNRFA, encoded by the exons ATGGACGATGCAATGGATATGTCGCTGG ACGACTACATAAACAGTTTCAAACAGTCGAAGGCCGACCAAAAGTCTAGTTTAAACAACAGCAATCGTTCTGAAGAATCTAAATTCAAAGAAGGCAGACGTGAACAAGACGACGATGAAGTTGACGACGAATTGACTTTGGATTGCCAAGAAGATGATTATGTTTCCCTGGCTCTTAAGAAAACTGATTTACTGTTAGACGAAACCGAAAGTGTGGAGCCAAACGACTTGCGAAATAAGCTTGTTGGTCGATTCCCAAAATCGTCCCAGCAATGGCGTCTAATGCAACCTAATATAATGAATGTTCGTCCAGCGGGTATGCCTCCTCTGGTTCCATCAGATGCTCCACAAAACAGCTTGAATGGAAACGGAAATCGAAGTAATTGGCGAAATTACAACCATAGGTATCGCCGCAATAACTCGAACAATAATAACAAttggaataataataacaaccaACGTAATAACCAAGCAAACGGCAGAATTCAACGTTTCAATTCTTCTAACAAAACCAATTTGAATAG caaaaacatcaaaatcgtTTTGGAGCAACTCAAACAACGCAATCCGATGATTCTTTACTCGTCTGCTGGTACTCCAGACTTAACCATTGAATCCACAATTAATAACCGTCAAAACTCCAGTGGGTTCACAAATTTCTCCATTCCAAAGATTATGAAAGCAGAGACAAGCACGCAATCACACGCAATGTTGGAATCCGCAGATAATTCGCAATCGAAAGGTTCAGAAGCTATTAAAAGCCTATTGGGGGTAAGTGAAATTGGTATTCGAAATGATATGATGCCAGCATTAGCTGGAAGATTGCTAGACTTCTTAAACGGAACTAACCCAACAATTCATAAACCGATCTATGACATGAAAATTCAGAAAGAGATTCATGAAATCCAG AAAAAACCTCTTCTATATAAATGCCCTGGAGGTGAAGTAGTCAGTTCCGATGGTGCAGGAGTTCCCGACTGTAAAATTCAACCGAAGGTATCAGGTATCTCACTTAACAATAGATTTGCTTAA
- the LOC129950301 gene encoding diacylglycerol kinase epsilon has translation MSIGRTTVPLHTMDLELSSEALIGSLFALAALFAFCRSLLIEDVICIPRKSRHSWKSIRILDRSCFCSICEILLQSSTGHFCDCCGIFADATCTKKADNEFKCKEKWLKNEKSMKHLWVRGNLPLNCECDACKDGIDYQAEAGLFGYRCCWCQRAYHNNCFKRVDLKAECDLGEFKDLIFPSYCIEAARTRESVRLHLTGIKPPEIENWAPLIVIANTKSGSSTGSDVVSLLKGYLHPLQVMELGSRGPQDALQWAAKSSPRPCRILVAGGDGTVGWVLNTIYMLNIKPIPSIAILPLGTGNDLSRVLGWGAQPPSELEPRKILRDIQSAKSINMDRFDLKIETFGYRLPIKRSPIKTVYVYNYFSIGVDALVTLGFHETRESRFYVLSSRIFNKFIYFGYGTQQIIQRDCERIEQKLDLYLDNKLIDLPELQSIVFLNIDSWGAGCKLCEISNADSNVKIINSISDGVMEVFGIVSSFHMAQLQCGISKPVRIGQAKQIKIHLKETCPMQADGEPWKQGPCDILLQSRSQVRMLKYNTSQTKKLTSTV, from the exons atgagtATCGGC AGAACGACGGTTCCCCTACATACAATGGATCTGGAGTTAAGCTCGGAAGCTCTTATTGGGTCGTTGTTCGCCTTAGCTGCTTTATTTGCATTCTGCAGAAGTCTCCTGATCGAAGACGTAATATGTATTCCAAGAAAATCTCGTCATAGTTGGAAATCGATTCGAATATTAGACCGG TCATGTTTTTGTAGTATATGCGAGATTCTTTTACAATCATCAACTGGACACTTCTGCGATTGTTGTGGAATATTTGCAGACGCCACATGCACAAAGAAGGCTGACAATGAATTCAAATGCAAAGAGAAATGGCTGAAGAATGAAAAATCGATGAAACATTTGTGGGTCAGAG GCAATCTCCCGCTTAATTGTGAATGTGATGCATGCAAAGATGGCATCGACTACCAGGCTGAGGCGGGGTTGTTTGGTTATCGTTGCTGTTGGTGTCAGAGAGCTTATCACAATAACTGCTTTAAACGTGTTGACCTGAAGGCAGAATGCGATTTGGGTGAATTCAAAGACCTGATATTCCCCTCCTATTGTATTGAAGCTGCCCGTACTAGAGAATCAGTGCGATTGCACCTGACGGGCATAAAACCGCCCGAAATTGAAAATTGGGCACCTCTGATTGTGATCGCAAATACAAAATCTGGCAGTAGCACCGGTTCGGATGTGGTGTCGCTGTTGAAAGGATACTTGCATCCATTGCAAGTTATGGAGTTAGGCAGTCGCGGACCACAGGATGCCTTGCAATGGGCTGCCAAATCCAGCCCTAGACCGTGTCGAATTTTAGTAGCTGGTGGAGATGGAACTGTTGGTTGGGTTCTGAACACTATTTACATGTTAAACATTAAG CCAATTCCCTCGATTGCAATATTGCCCCTTGGAACCGGCAATGATCTATCGCGAGTTTTAGGTTGGGGAGCGCAGCCACCTTCTGAACTTGAACCCAGAAAAATACTGCGTGat ATTCAAAGTGCCAAATCTATTAACATGGATCGTTTTGAtctaaaaattgaaacttttggaTATCGTCTGCCAATTAAACGATCTCCAATAAAAACTGTCTATGTCTACAATTACTTCAGCATCGGAGTAGATGCACTTGTTACATTAGGCTTTCACGAAACTCGTGAATCTCGGTTTTACGTCCTAAGTAGTCGAATATTTAATAAa tttatttattttggttatggaACACAACAAATAATTCAGCGTGATTGTGAAAGAATTGAGCAAAAACTTGATCTCTACTTGGATAATAAACTTATCGATTTGCCTGAGCTGCAATCAATTGTGTTCCTAAATATTGACTCGTGGGGAGCTGGTTGTAAACTTTGTG AAATAAGCAACGCAGATTCCAACGTCAAAATAATCAATTCCATCTCGGATGGTGTTATGGAAGTTTTTGGTATAGTCTCCTCGTTTCATATGGCTCAACTACAGTGTGGTATTAGCAAACCAGTTCGTATAGGTcaagcaaaacaaatcaaa ATTCACTTGAAAGAAACATGTCCAATGCAAGCAGATGGTGAACCATGGAAACAGGGACCTTGTGATATTTTACTTCAATCAAGAAGCCAAGTCCGAATGTTAAAATACAATACAAGCCAAACTAAGAAATTAACTTCCAccgtttga
- the LOC129951590 gene encoding nascent polypeptide-associated complex subunit alpha: MPELTEVKSDTQAEVKPAATSENAVRIEDDASDSDSEDTIPELEDATAGATQLGGGATGLPIDLVSKAKQSRGEKKARKIMLKLGLKQIQGVNRVTIRKSKNILFVINNPDVYKNPHSDTYIIFGEAKIEDLSQQAQVAAAEKFKAPESATGASDTVTTTSVAPIAEEDEEEVDETGVDEKDIELVITQANTTRAKAIRALKNNNNDIVNAIMELTML, encoded by the coding sequence ATGCCAGAACTCACTGAAGTTAAATCAGACACCCAAGCTGAAGTCAAGCCAGCAGCAACTTCTGAGAATGCTGTTCGTATTGAAGATGACGCCAGCGACAGCGATTCCGAAGACACCATCCCAGAGTTGGAGGACGCCACAGCTGGAGCAACTCAACTCGGTGGTGGAGCAACAGGATTGCCAATTGATTTGGTATCAAAGGCCAAGCAATCCCGTGGTGAGAAAAAAGCTCGTAAAATCATGCTGAAGTTGGGTCTGAAGCAGATTCAAGGAGTGAACCGTGTCACCATTCGCAAGTCGAAGAACATCTTGTTTGTCATCAACAACCCAGATGTATACAAGAACCCCCACAGTGACACATACATCATCTTCGGAGAGGCAAAGATTGAAGATCTTTCACAGCAAGCTCAAGTAGCAGCTGCCGAGAAATTCAAGGCCCCAGAATCGGCTACTGGTGCATCAGACACCGTAACCACAACTTCCGTGGCACCAATTGCCGAAGAAGATGAAGAGGAGGTCGATGAGACTGGAGTTGATGAAAAGGATATTGAACTTGTTATCACACAGGCGAATACCACAAGAGCCAAAGCAATTCGAGCCCTCAAGAATAATAATAACGATATTGTCAATGCAATTATGGAGCTGACAATGTTATAA